From the genome of Miscanthus floridulus cultivar M001 chromosome 10, ASM1932011v1, whole genome shotgun sequence, one region includes:
- the LOC136486177 gene encoding uncharacterized protein isoform X3, which translates to MLRQSVIISVAGRGSPSFESAGPDPPLRSTDLRYLTAHSSLCVRAECCKVFRCAHWFLQKKEFAISKKSEQEEFKGTTNITR; encoded by the exons ATGCTCCGGCAATCAGTAATTATATCAGTCGCCGGCAGAGGCTCGCCATCCTTTGAGTCTGCTGGCCCTGATCCTCCTCTGCGCTCCACTGATCTCC GTTATTTAACCGCTCACAGCTCATTGTGTGTTCGTGCTGAGTGTTGCAAAGTTTTTAGATGTGCACACTGGTTCCTTCAG AAAAAGGAATTTGCTATCTCCAAGAAGAGTGAACAAGAAGAATTTAAAG GTACCACAAACATTACTAGATAG
- the LOC136486177 gene encoding uncharacterized protein isoform X2 has product MPTLPNPFPLLPLSLSPWCSMMWMTAAHTVSGYLTAHSSLCVRAECCKVFRCAHWFLQKKEFAISKKSEQEEFKATGRANPGMLLFFDGGCLGLLLGKAAPEAMVVHRLEGDLLVGPTDPAAHPLFAPFEFRWDFGVPEGHPVIISISMCQSVVVSDCIMVML; this is encoded by the exons ATGCCCACACTGCCTAACCCGTTTCCTCTTCTGCCCTTATCCCTTTCTCCGTGGTGCAGTATGATGTGGATGACGGCAGCTCACACAGTGTCAG GTTATTTAACCGCTCACAGCTCATTGTGTGTTCGTGCTGAGTGTTGCAAAGTTTTTAGATGTGCACACTGGTTCCTTCAG AAAAAGGAATTTGCTATCTCCAAGAAGAGTGAACAAGAAGAATTTAAAG CGACGGGTAGGGCGAACCCTGGCATGCTTCTCTTTTTTGACGGTGGCTGCCTTGGCCTTCTCCTTGGCAAGGCCGCACCAGAGGCTATGGTTGTTCATCGCCTCGAGGGAGACCTGCTTGTGGGTCCCACAGACCCAGCAGCGCACCCACTGTTTGCTCCCTTTGAGTTCAGGTGGGACTTCGGTGTACCGGAGGGCCATCCTGTTATAATTAGTATAAGCATGTGCCAATCAGTAGTAGTGTCAGACTGCATTATGGTCATGTTGTAA
- the LOC136486177 gene encoding uncharacterized protein isoform X1 — MLRQSVIISVAGRGSPSFESAGPDPPLRSTDLRYLTAHSSLCVRAECCKVFRCAHWFLQKKEFAISKKSEQEEFKATGRANPGMLLFFDGGCLGLLLGKAAPEAMVVHRLEGDLLVGPTDPAAHPLFAPFEFRWDFGVPEGHPVIISISMCQSVVVSDCIMVML; from the exons ATGCTCCGGCAATCAGTAATTATATCAGTCGCCGGCAGAGGCTCGCCATCCTTTGAGTCTGCTGGCCCTGATCCTCCTCTGCGCTCCACTGATCTCC GTTATTTAACCGCTCACAGCTCATTGTGTGTTCGTGCTGAGTGTTGCAAAGTTTTTAGATGTGCACACTGGTTCCTTCAG AAAAAGGAATTTGCTATCTCCAAGAAGAGTGAACAAGAAGAATTTAAAG CGACGGGTAGGGCGAACCCTGGCATGCTTCTCTTTTTTGACGGTGGCTGCCTTGGCCTTCTCCTTGGCAAGGCCGCACCAGAGGCTATGGTTGTTCATCGCCTCGAGGGAGACCTGCTTGTGGGTCCCACAGACCCAGCAGCGCACCCACTGTTTGCTCCCTTTGAGTTCAGGTGGGACTTCGGTGTACCGGAGGGCCATCCTGTTATAATTAGTATAAGCATGTGCCAATCAGTAGTAGTGTCAGACTGCATTATGGTCATGTTGTAA